From Acipenser ruthenus chromosome 23, fAciRut3.2 maternal haplotype, whole genome shotgun sequence, the proteins below share one genomic window:
- the LOC117413259 gene encoding leucine zipper protein 1-like isoform X2 translates to MADVTSYKDTTSRHLRHKLQSLGRRLDELEEATKNLQKAEDELLDLQDKVIQVEGSNSSLLSDVDAMRKRVLKIEGKDEEVRKAEELCRLFNEKMEAEENMTKELKTETERLQRRMAEMEKLEEAFTKSKSDCTQLCLSLNEEKNLTKKLASELETFKARLKEIESSESRLDKAEHSLMGELEKLKSFTLSFVNERKSFLEKQKQDEQLIQELTQKLEQNNRINVADQSRNASNLLHRSSEIGDLRIEDDLSPGLTTKVGMRKKSLDYLKLSDDVGLRNKSENIKNSSEGQEDNKVKDLNQEIERLKNRLKQLELVEEELKNTEAKNGELQEKFQMEKNHSKALSDQMEQLKVLLSGAKILENGKAENEEINVRGGFRQEKPKYRSGATDQSVSKYKTRELSPQQRRERIRNRDYSQPEESSPKSVRRALSPSLKSRRAGKGGTTAPIEAGVKERGRGVEEKAVTSSYMSTSTSQNEVKKTRELPSVLSRYPPAANVQSVQKPWKASSKTNESDGKNRAERLYSGSDLESVNTDTLLEKPNKSASALLSEKQNTKACSLDQPVERLASTPVSKSNGSVLSYRSHSAALLLQDNRSESPSSAFETESTGSRRLSSLGEFDPAPEVTALSGRSSVSSKYTRYARLQDSVSEGSSTRSSFEEETARATATEGMSSEATHTPTGIEIRRVCSPREALRSKAVIKPAIVEIDCKEVMSGTGVEPLIPENKSRTSTKSVSKMSSSITIYPSEPTFTRSSCSSSNSSDAPKERHTSTSNIVITPRESPNTVSIPYEISIPKSEFTLKSSEEAEDDLPAEDKIEAQVSRSTFTIKALEPMENNNNETSFESSSSSGSSSGSSSSSSWRSHQSTREENTPDVKNVTVRSTWRTKQGAFSTDEGKGPKSDAGDEDSDSSSTWRAYRATTVLDGEETSHTSKPSPAELYMRRINSTVGPWEPPEPVRRSKTEGLLRKSYTQAHEPITAQELSYRNRPKSPQEAVFSDG, encoded by the exons ATGGCTGACGTTACAAGCTATAAGGATACTACGAGCCGCCATCTGCGGCACAAACTGCAGAGCCTTGGTCGCCGTCTGGATGAGCTTGAGGAAGCTACCAAGAACCTGCAGAAAGCCGAAGATGAACTTCTGGACCTCCAGGACAAGGTCATCCAGGTGGAAGGCAGCAACTCCAGTCTGCTCAGCGATGTGGATGCCATGCGTAAACGTGTCCTGAAAATAGAGGGCAAGGATGAGGAAGTCAGGAAGGCAGAGGAACTCTGCAGGCTCTTCAATGAGAAGATGGAGGCAGAGGAAAATATGACCAAAGAGCTGAAGACCGAAACCGAACGGCTTCAGAGAAGGATGGCCGAAATGGAGAAGCTGGAAGAAGCCTTCACCAAGAGTAAGTCAGATTGCACCCAGCTCTGTCTGAGCTTGAATGAGGAGAAGAACCTGACCAAGAAGCTTGCCTCGGAGCTGGAGACATTTAAAGCACGGCTGAAAGAGATTGAGTCTTCCGAGAGCAGGCTGGACAAAGCTGAGCACAGCTTGATGGGAGAGCTGGAAAAGCTAAAGTCGTTTACATTGAGTTTCGTCAATGAGAGGAAGAGCTTTCTGGAGAAGCAGAAGCAGGACGAGCAGCTGATACAGGAGCTGACCCAGAAACTGGAACAAAACAATAGGATCAACGTGGCAGACCAAAGCAGGAATGCATCCAATCTCCTCCATCGCTCCTCAGAGATTGGGGATCTCCGGATAGAAGATGATCTTTCCCCGGGCTTGACAACCAAGGTTGGTATGAGGAAGAAGAGTCTTGACTACTTGAAGCTGTCAGATGACGTGGGTCTGCGAAACAAATCTGAGAACATAAAGAACAGTAGTGAGGGCCAGGAGGACAACAAGGTGAAGGATCTCAACCAGGAGATTGAGAGACTCAAAAACCGCCTGAAGCAGCTCGAATTGGTTGAGGAGGAACTCAAAAACACAGAGGCCAAGAATGGAGAGCTTCAGGAGAAATTCCAGATGGAGAAAAACCACAGCAAAGCCCTGAGCGATCAGATGGAACAGTTGAAGGTGCTGCTCAGCGGTGCTAAAATCCTTGAGAATGGCAAAGCAGAGAATGAGGAAATTAATGTCCGGGGAGGCTTCCGGCAGGAAAAGCCCAAGTACAGGAGCGGGGCAACAGATCAGTCGGTCTCCAAGTACAAAACCCGAGAACTCTCTCCTCAGCAGAGAAGGGAAAGGATAAGGAACAGAGACTACAGTCAACCAGAGGAGAGCTCTCCTAAATCTGTCCGCAGGGCTCTTAGTCCTAGTTTGAAGAGCAGAAGGGCTGGGAAAGGTGGCACAACAGCACCGATTGAGGCTGGGGTCAAGGAAAGGGGAAGGGGAGTGGAAGAAAAAGCTGTGACTTCCAGCTACATGTCCACAAGCACATCCCAGAATGAGGTGAAGAAAACAAGGGAGCTGCCTTCGGTTCTCAGTCGCTACCCTCCGGCTGCTAACGTCCAGAGTGTCCAAAAGCCTTGGAAAGCATCTTCTAAAACCAATGAGAGTGATGGCAAAAACCGGGCAGAGAGGTTGTACTCTGGAAGCGACCTTGAATCCGTTAACACTGAtacacttttggagaagccaaATAAATCTGCCAGTGCACTACTCTCTGAAAAGCAGAATACAAAGGCATGTTCTCTGGATCAGCCAGTGGAGAGACTGGCGTCAACCCCTGTTTCCAAGTCCAACGGGTCAGTCCTGTCTTACCGTTCTCATTCAGCTGCTTTACTACTGCAGGATAATAGGTCTGAGAGCCCATCTTCGGCCTTTGAGACTGAATCCACAGGATCCAGGCGCTTGTCCTCCCTGGGTGAGTTCGATCCAGCCCCTGAGGTGACTGCGTTAAGTGGTAGGTCGTCTGTGTCCTCGAAGTATACTCGCTATGCCAGACTGCAGGATTCTGTTTCAGAAGGATCATCCACTCGAAGTTCCTTTGAGGAAGAAACAGCCAGAGCCACGGCCACTGAAGGCATGTCTTCGGAAGCAACACACACCCCGACAGGGATTGAGATCCGTAGAGTGTGCAGCCCAAGGGAGGCGCTGAGATCCAAAGCAGTCATCAAGCCAGCCATTGTGGAGATCGACTGTAAGGAGGTTATGAGTGGTACTGGGGTGGAGCCATTGATTCCAGAAAACAAATCCAGAACCTCCACCAAATCAGTGAGCAAGATGTCTAGTAGCATTACCATATACCCCTCCGAGCCAACATTTACTCGGTCCAGCTGCAGCAGTAGCAATAGCAGCGATGCACCGAAGGAAAGGCATACCTCTACCAGCAATATAGTGATAACTCCAAGGGAGTCCCCTAATACTGTATCCATACCCTACGAGATCTCTATCCCCAAGAGTGAATTCACTCTAAAATCCTCAGAGGAGGCCGAGGATGACCTTCCAGCAGAGGACAAGATAGAAGCTCAGGTCTCCAGGAGCACGTTCACCATCAAGGCCCTGGAACCAATGGAGAATAACAATAATGAGACGTCCTTTGAAagtagcagcagcagcggcaGTAGCAGcggcagtagcagcagcagcagctggagGAGCCACCAGTCTACCAGGGAGGAGAACACTCCAGATGTGAAGAACGTGACTGTGAGGAGCACCTGGAGGACCAAGCAAGGGGCATTCTCCACTGATGAGGGCAAGGGACCCAAGAGTGATGCCGGCGACGAGGACTCTGACTCCTCCAGTACGTGGAGGGCTTATCGGGCCACCACCGTCCTGGACGGGGAGGAGACCAGCCACACCTCTAAGCCCAGCCCTGCTGAGCTGTACATGCGGAGGATAAACAGCACTGTGGGTCCCTGGGAACCACCAGAACCGGTGAGAAGGAGCAAAACCGAGGGCCTCCTGAGGAAGAGCTACACCCAAGCCCATGAGCCAATAACCGCGCAGGAGCTGTCCTATAGGAACCGCCCAAAGTCACCG CAGGAGGCAGTCTTCAGTGACGGATGA
- the LOC117413259 gene encoding leucine zipper protein 1-like isoform X1 codes for MADVTSYKDTTSRHLRHKLQSLGRRLDELEEATKNLQKAEDELLDLQDKVIQVEGSNSSLLSDVDAMRKRVLKIEGKDEEVRKAEELCRLFNEKMEAEENMTKELKTETERLQRRMAEMEKLEEAFTKSKSDCTQLCLSLNEEKNLTKKLASELETFKARLKEIESSESRLDKAEHSLMGELEKLKSFTLSFVNERKSFLEKQKQDEQLIQELTQKLEQNNRINVADQSRNASNLLHRSSEIGDLRIEDDLSPGLTTKVGMRKKSLDYLKLSDDVGLRNKSENIKNSSEGQEDNKVKDLNQEIERLKNRLKQLELVEEELKNTEAKNGELQEKFQMEKNHSKALSDQMEQLKVLLSGAKILENGKAENEEINVRGGFRQEKPKYRSGATDQSVSKYKTRELSPQQRRERIRNRDYSQPEESSPKSVRRALSPSLKSRRAGKGGTTAPIEAGVKERGRGVEEKAVTSSYMSTSTSQNEVKKTRELPSVLSRYPPAANVQSVQKPWKASSKTNESDGKNRAERLYSGSDLESVNTDTLLEKPNKSASALLSEKQNTKACSLDQPVERLASTPVSKSNGSVLSYRSHSAALLLQDNRSESPSSAFETESTGSRRLSSLGEFDPAPEVTALSGRSSVSSKYTRYARLQDSVSEGSSTRSSFEEETARATATEGMSSEATHTPTGIEIRRVCSPREALRSKAVIKPAIVEIDCKEVMSGTGVEPLIPENKSRTSTKSVSKMSSSITIYPSEPTFTRSSCSSSNSSDAPKERHTSTSNIVITPRESPNTVSIPYEISIPKSEFTLKSSEEAEDDLPAEDKIEAQVSRSTFTIKALEPMENNNNETSFESSSSSGSSSGSSSSSSWRSHQSTREENTPDVKNVTVRSTWRTKQGAFSTDEGKGPKSDAGDEDSDSSSTWRAYRATTVLDGEETSHTSKPSPAELYMRRINSTVGPWEPPEPVRRSKTEGLLRKSYTQAHEPITAQELSYRNRPKSPAREDSTDLSATSRRRQSPSDLGSVSKRQSSNHELCPSQGGISSRPLSSRSEGRGSTGRTWNHRQSDN; via the exons ATGGCTGACGTTACAAGCTATAAGGATACTACGAGCCGCCATCTGCGGCACAAACTGCAGAGCCTTGGTCGCCGTCTGGATGAGCTTGAGGAAGCTACCAAGAACCTGCAGAAAGCCGAAGATGAACTTCTGGACCTCCAGGACAAGGTCATCCAGGTGGAAGGCAGCAACTCCAGTCTGCTCAGCGATGTGGATGCCATGCGTAAACGTGTCCTGAAAATAGAGGGCAAGGATGAGGAAGTCAGGAAGGCAGAGGAACTCTGCAGGCTCTTCAATGAGAAGATGGAGGCAGAGGAAAATATGACCAAAGAGCTGAAGACCGAAACCGAACGGCTTCAGAGAAGGATGGCCGAAATGGAGAAGCTGGAAGAAGCCTTCACCAAGAGTAAGTCAGATTGCACCCAGCTCTGTCTGAGCTTGAATGAGGAGAAGAACCTGACCAAGAAGCTTGCCTCGGAGCTGGAGACATTTAAAGCACGGCTGAAAGAGATTGAGTCTTCCGAGAGCAGGCTGGACAAAGCTGAGCACAGCTTGATGGGAGAGCTGGAAAAGCTAAAGTCGTTTACATTGAGTTTCGTCAATGAGAGGAAGAGCTTTCTGGAGAAGCAGAAGCAGGACGAGCAGCTGATACAGGAGCTGACCCAGAAACTGGAACAAAACAATAGGATCAACGTGGCAGACCAAAGCAGGAATGCATCCAATCTCCTCCATCGCTCCTCAGAGATTGGGGATCTCCGGATAGAAGATGATCTTTCCCCGGGCTTGACAACCAAGGTTGGTATGAGGAAGAAGAGTCTTGACTACTTGAAGCTGTCAGATGACGTGGGTCTGCGAAACAAATCTGAGAACATAAAGAACAGTAGTGAGGGCCAGGAGGACAACAAGGTGAAGGATCTCAACCAGGAGATTGAGAGACTCAAAAACCGCCTGAAGCAGCTCGAATTGGTTGAGGAGGAACTCAAAAACACAGAGGCCAAGAATGGAGAGCTTCAGGAGAAATTCCAGATGGAGAAAAACCACAGCAAAGCCCTGAGCGATCAGATGGAACAGTTGAAGGTGCTGCTCAGCGGTGCTAAAATCCTTGAGAATGGCAAAGCAGAGAATGAGGAAATTAATGTCCGGGGAGGCTTCCGGCAGGAAAAGCCCAAGTACAGGAGCGGGGCAACAGATCAGTCGGTCTCCAAGTACAAAACCCGAGAACTCTCTCCTCAGCAGAGAAGGGAAAGGATAAGGAACAGAGACTACAGTCAACCAGAGGAGAGCTCTCCTAAATCTGTCCGCAGGGCTCTTAGTCCTAGTTTGAAGAGCAGAAGGGCTGGGAAAGGTGGCACAACAGCACCGATTGAGGCTGGGGTCAAGGAAAGGGGAAGGGGAGTGGAAGAAAAAGCTGTGACTTCCAGCTACATGTCCACAAGCACATCCCAGAATGAGGTGAAGAAAACAAGGGAGCTGCCTTCGGTTCTCAGTCGCTACCCTCCGGCTGCTAACGTCCAGAGTGTCCAAAAGCCTTGGAAAGCATCTTCTAAAACCAATGAGAGTGATGGCAAAAACCGGGCAGAGAGGTTGTACTCTGGAAGCGACCTTGAATCCGTTAACACTGAtacacttttggagaagccaaATAAATCTGCCAGTGCACTACTCTCTGAAAAGCAGAATACAAAGGCATGTTCTCTGGATCAGCCAGTGGAGAGACTGGCGTCAACCCCTGTTTCCAAGTCCAACGGGTCAGTCCTGTCTTACCGTTCTCATTCAGCTGCTTTACTACTGCAGGATAATAGGTCTGAGAGCCCATCTTCGGCCTTTGAGACTGAATCCACAGGATCCAGGCGCTTGTCCTCCCTGGGTGAGTTCGATCCAGCCCCTGAGGTGACTGCGTTAAGTGGTAGGTCGTCTGTGTCCTCGAAGTATACTCGCTATGCCAGACTGCAGGATTCTGTTTCAGAAGGATCATCCACTCGAAGTTCCTTTGAGGAAGAAACAGCCAGAGCCACGGCCACTGAAGGCATGTCTTCGGAAGCAACACACACCCCGACAGGGATTGAGATCCGTAGAGTGTGCAGCCCAAGGGAGGCGCTGAGATCCAAAGCAGTCATCAAGCCAGCCATTGTGGAGATCGACTGTAAGGAGGTTATGAGTGGTACTGGGGTGGAGCCATTGATTCCAGAAAACAAATCCAGAACCTCCACCAAATCAGTGAGCAAGATGTCTAGTAGCATTACCATATACCCCTCCGAGCCAACATTTACTCGGTCCAGCTGCAGCAGTAGCAATAGCAGCGATGCACCGAAGGAAAGGCATACCTCTACCAGCAATATAGTGATAACTCCAAGGGAGTCCCCTAATACTGTATCCATACCCTACGAGATCTCTATCCCCAAGAGTGAATTCACTCTAAAATCCTCAGAGGAGGCCGAGGATGACCTTCCAGCAGAGGACAAGATAGAAGCTCAGGTCTCCAGGAGCACGTTCACCATCAAGGCCCTGGAACCAATGGAGAATAACAATAATGAGACGTCCTTTGAAagtagcagcagcagcggcaGTAGCAGcggcagtagcagcagcagcagctggagGAGCCACCAGTCTACCAGGGAGGAGAACACTCCAGATGTGAAGAACGTGACTGTGAGGAGCACCTGGAGGACCAAGCAAGGGGCATTCTCCACTGATGAGGGCAAGGGACCCAAGAGTGATGCCGGCGACGAGGACTCTGACTCCTCCAGTACGTGGAGGGCTTATCGGGCCACCACCGTCCTGGACGGGGAGGAGACCAGCCACACCTCTAAGCCCAGCCCTGCTGAGCTGTACATGCGGAGGATAAACAGCACTGTGGGTCCCTGGGAACCACCAGAACCGGTGAGAAGGAGCAAAACCGAGGGCCTCCTGAGGAAGAGCTACACCCAAGCCCATGAGCCAATAACCGCGCAGGAGCTGTCCTATAGGAACCGCCCAAAGTCACCG GCAAGAGAGGACAGCACAGACCTATCGGCCACCTCCCGAAGAAGGCAGTCTCCATCGGACCTGGGCTCTGTGAGCAAGAGGCAGTCCTCCAATCACGAGCTGTGTCCAAGCCAAGGGGGGATATCCAGCCGGCCCCTGAGCAGCCGGTCTGAGGGGAGGGGCTCCACGGGACGAACCTGGAACCACCGGCAATCCGACAACTAA